The Prionailurus bengalensis isolate Pbe53 chromosome F2, Fcat_Pben_1.1_paternal_pri, whole genome shotgun sequence genomic interval TGGCTGGGAAAAGAATCCAGTGAATTTCCCACCTTGTGCCCTGGAAAGGAAACATAGTTACTGTGTAACATTAAAGTGGAGCTTGAGGACAAAAGTGAAATGCTTGGATTAGATTTTAGAAGCTTAAACGGTTTAGTATAAAATTCCACTCTTCCAGTAACTAGTACATAACATCATTAACTCCAGCTCCCATCTGCTCCAACTTTTATTCTGATTTAGGTGCCTGGATAGAAGGAGCGCTCTGTGTTGTCCTTGGTCCCACTCTGCTTCTAAACCAGCTGTATGGCCTTTGGAAATCTTTCTGCGTGCTGTTTCCTCAGAGGAAAATGAGGGGTTTTGGATTAGATGATATCCAAGGTGCTtatcctccctctcccctctgaaaatgttttttagaCTTTCATAAAGTAACAGTGCCATCttgtgttttaagatttttatgcCGCTGTGATGCACAGTTGTAGGTATGCAGTGAAATAAATTTGTTCATGTTATTTCTGGCATGGTTGGATTTGGGTGGAATAAACTTAAACAGGTGTATATTTCATTAGGAAGATAATACTGCTTTTGATTCAGGTAACTTACAAATCACTTTAGGTTCTAGTATGGCACCTACCAGGCAAGTAGTTCAAATGTGTGACAGTAAGTTACATTGAAATTTGcctttccattaatttttctgCCCCAAGGAGGAATGAGAGCTAGGGACATGACAGTCTTtaccttttcttactttttcttgatttttattctcttaaattgAAAAGCAGTCATGACCAGCATATAAATGAAGCATATTCATGGTAGAGaattagatgcagaaaagcatgcatatgtgcacacacacaaaacaaaacttattttgtaaacaaaaatgagacttaaatacagagaacaaactgatggttgctagaggggaggtagatggggaATGGGCATGGGGGGcaaacaaattattttgtaattgtaCCATCCAGAGAAAAGCACTAtgaatattttgtgtatatttttctaatttttaactaTGTATGTGTAGATTTAGTATATATTAGCTATATACATATCTTTTCTTAGCTCTTGACATGTTTCTGTGGTACCCTAGCTATATGAACTGTGTTCAGCTATGAAACAGTGCTTTCTGGCTTTGATCCTTGCTAGTCCAACtgtcaggatttctttctttccccccagcCTTCCCACTCTACTTCTCATCCATCCTTCATGTCATAGATCTCATGCCCCACCCATACCTAATCCTTGCATATGTTGCCATGGGAAGAACTCTTCTGACATTTGAATAAggaaagcaagttgcagaatataaTGTGATACCATTTTtgttaaagtattttttctaTACTTTGAGTACATCAATATTTGTTAAAgcgcttaggaaaaaaaatctagaaagatacACACCTGACTTCTACAGCAGGCACTGAAATTGGCATTGGTCATTAGAGGAACTTTTGTCTATCatgatactttaattttttataagaatgTTTTTATCTGTTGTTtcagttaagtgtgtgtgtgtgtgtgtgtgtgtgtacgtacacatgcactgtttttttctttaggcTAGATAAATAGAATTCCCCTACCCTTCTAAAGTCTTTGGCATATTAATACTGCACAGGTGATTTAGCATGCTAATGCCTCAGTAGTGGAGTGATAAGTTAAAAAGCTTGGATTAGCTTGGCATAAATATGATAATGATGTTGCTTTGAGGCTTAGCACAACACAGTATTAAGGCAGTACTTTGAAATCAGTAACTAAAGCTTTTAGAAacgcattaaaaaattttttttaatgttcatttatttttgaaagagagagacagagacagagacagagacagagacagagtgcaactgggggaggggcagagagagagagggagacacagaatcctaaacaggcttcaggctctgagctgtcagcacagagcccgatgcggagcttgaactcatgaaccgtgagatcatgacctgagccaaagtcagatgcttaaccgactgagccacccaggcacccctcatgtagtttttaagtagactttaaagaaaaatttgaaggttttttttttttttgtcctggtaTAGAGCTCGGTGCTGGGTACATGCAGATGAGAAAGATAGTTGCCCTTAAAGGAGTTCCCAGTATAGAAAATTCTACAAGTGATGAGATCATCAATATGATAATGCTTGTGGGAGAAGGGACAAAAATGGCAAAAGTCTTGAGGGTCTTACATTTCTATCcccttaataaatgtaaaatagtcCTCATTATTGTGAATTAACTTTCCTATATTCTCCTCCTAGGACAAAAAAGCTGCATTGGAAAAGGAGCGGGAAGAAAGGATAGCTGAAGCTGAAATTGAGAACTTATCTGGAGCCAGACACTTAGAAAGTGAAAAACTTGCTCAAATATTGGCAGCAAGACAGTTGGAAATTAAACAGATTCCATCTGATGGCCACTGTATGTATAGAGCCATTGAAGATCAACTCAAAGAACAGAAATGCCCTTTGACTGTGGCTGCCTTGAGAAGTCAAACTGCTGAATATATAAAAGGCCATGTGGAAGACTTTCTGCCATTTTTAACAAACCCTAATACGGGAGATATGTATACTctaggtaatttatttttctttactatgTCTTGTTGCTGCTGTTAAATAAAGTGATTCCTGGCattgagaagaagaaaaacctaTTATAGTTCTTATGGAGGAAAAAGTCTCAAAATTTAGGcagaattgttttttatattataatacatactAGTATATTGTTTAAGGCAAAAGTGGAATAGGATTCATTATTATTACTGAGATAATTATGTTTCTGAGTTCACATGTCACAAAGTAGGCATAGAGGGAGGTATGCTTTCACTAGTCTGTGGAAGTATAGGGTCCAAAGACCATAAGCAGAGAATGATCGGAAAACCAAATCCTTTTATCCTATACTTTGGGAAATTCAATTTTACTTTCAATAAGCCACAATACTTAGGCAAAATTTGACTctgcaaaaccaaaaacaaatgagTTAATAACCTGCCTTATTATTCTAATACCTTTGACAATTAAGATAGAATATTTATGGggaggtaaaaaaaagaaaaaagaaaaactagccAGTAAAGGAGAGAGCAGGTGAAAATCTGAAAGAGTGTTGGGGAGAGTCAGAGATATAATAGAGGAAAGTTCGTCCTAAGAGAAGATTGCAGGCGTGGCAGTATCCATTGGCAAGTCAAATGACCAGGAGGGGTAGAAGGGATGGTTAAGGTTGACTTTGCTTTAATGGAGTCCCTGACTCTGCTAGTTGCAGGGCAGTGGAAAAGAGTTGGCAACTCAGcatgctgaattaaaaaaaaaaagacttaatttcTTATTCACttagtcaatatttattgaaggccactatgtgccagggactCTTCTAGGCACTTCTAGGACCCTGAGCGCTGGGAATATAGCAGTGAATGAGGCAAACACACAGGACATACTTTTCTGTACATgtccataatttttttcctttcctctaaaCAGGAAGGgtattagttttccatttttaactttctgtataAGGTGTGTATGCTCAAGATGTGCCATTAAACTGCACTTAGGTCCTACTCTCATGACTAGTCCAGGAAGTCCTTTCTTTGGCTAGAACTGATACTGAAGCAAATAAggtaaatgctttaaaaataacaaatagaggggcgcctgggtggcgcagtcggttaagcgtccgacttcagccaggtcacgatctcgcggtccgtgggttcgagccccgcgtcaggctctgggctgatggctcagagcctggagcctgtttccgattctgtgtctccctctctctctgcccctcccccgttcatgctctgtctctctctgtcccaaaaataaataaaaaacgttgaaaaaaaaatttaaaaaaaaaaaaaaaataacaaatagagGCACTGTTTGATGCTACTGCTGGCAAAGGAGTTTCAACTCCTTTCTAGTTTTACCCTGATTCtcttttcacatctttttttttttttttaatgtttatttttgagagagagagacagagcgtgagctggggaaaggcagagagagagagggagacacaaaatctgaagcagactctaagctctgagctgtcagcactgaggcttgatgcaaggctcaaattcacagaccgtgagctcatgacctaagccaaagttggatgcttaaccgactgagccacccaggtgcccctcttctcacATCTCTTGTGGGGTCTTACAGTGGACCCAATTTAAGGCTGCAGTGTTTTAGTTCAGTGTATTTTTTCAGATGCAGgtttggattttaaaatacatgtcaaAATATTGAGTATGGTGGCAGTTTTGAGGGTTGCTTAGCTAAAGAGAGAAGAATAGGCTTGCTATGTAATTAAGGTCCCTAGGCCTCAGCgtgagggagagaaacagaaatgaattgCTTTCCTCTCAGATGGAGAGGTGGTGGAAAGTTGGAGCGAGTTAAGTTTGGATCTGGGAATTGGATTAAATTCTAGAGAGTGCAGGTAGAGAAAGGAGTAGGTTTACAACTTGAGTAATGATCAGGAATTGTGGGAGCTATAAAAGGGATCTGGTAACATGAGTTATGAAAATTATTAAGTgctatattctcattttttctaCAGAAGAGTTTAGGAAGTACTGTGATGATATCGTCAACACAGCTGCATGGGGAGGTCAGCTTGAGGTAAGTTTgtaattattcatagtatttgTGGAttgttaaattatttctaaatccCATATCAGATGTATTTTTCAGATGATCCCACTTTCTTTTTGAGTATCCCTTTTTGTTACGTATTTGCCGTTTCTCTACTCATGAAGCATTGAAATGGGGAATTAACATTCTTAGGCCGTTAAGTATGTATCTTTGGGAAGTAAAGcactattatcattttaaatagcCCAGTGGTTGATTTGTGGGTTGGTAAGGCTAATGTTACTCTTGGGTGTTTCCATTTGTGATGCTGCTCCTGGcaatatatttgattttctggACTTATGAAAGTGATGATTTTATTCAAGTATAGTAAGATTTAGCCTAGTGGCTCAGCTGATGACAATCACTATTATAAAGTAAAGAGAAAACcgtatttttatgtgaaattatgGGTCAGATCCTGCCACAGTACATCATAATTGGAATTCCAGTTGATACTGACTTCAGAGCAGTATCTGATGCATCAAAATTCACATGTAGGAAGACAGTATGTTCAGCCACTTGTAGGGAATtcatcaggatttttttaaagctttatcttactttaactttgttttattaaaacagaataaacatCTAATAGTTCCAACTGGTGATAAGGCAGCCTGGGGTATTCAAAAGTCAGGGGATAGGAGAGAAAGTCCTAGGTTTGGGTCCTGGCTTTCCTTCTACCTTTCAGTTTTGAGTCAGCCATGTTTCCTGAGCTCGAGTGTCCTAAATGAATAGGGATAATAAAACCCCTGTGTGTACTTGGTAGGTCATTTGTGGACATTAAATAAGACAAGTATTGTATGCATAGAACTTTGTAAGCTAACGTGCCAGATGGATGAATCTAGCAGTAGAATTAATATTGTGTAGTGGTAATTAGTCACCTTGAATGGTTTGTGGATCTGAGTATTTCACTTCAAGAACTATACTTTTTAGAGAAATGACGTGAATGCTTCTTTAACGTCTTTTTCTCAGTAAGTCTGTATTTGTACCTCTTCTGAGCCACCAGAGGGAACTGTGTCCATTCGTTTTGTATGCCTCTCCTGGGTCTCTGAAACTCAGGAAATTGTCATAGTAGCTTTGTGACTACATTAGGAGGAAAGGTGCTTGAACTTTCTTGAGGAGCACAAATTAATAGAACTACAGACCTAAGCAAgtctttttaaagagagaaaaaaaactttacaacATCTTTTGAAGGACATTTACTCATAAATTTTTGGTCTATGAATTCATTTGACATAGGAATTGCTGTTTTTACAATGGGgtaaatttaaattattcaagagaaattctttatatgatttttaaagactTCGAAGGGATGTTAAGATTTCCAGAGCTTGCTTCACACTCTCCATTCTGtgctggcttttaaaaatgtaatttcaggtgtaagaaaaaaatacctcaaaGGAACATTTTATGAGGTAGAGTGTGGGATTAAGTTTGCTACTGTGCAGTAcagaatttccatatatttgaagaaatttcttACCCTTCTTTTATAACATCCTAAAAGGACCATGTTCCAGACAAAATGTTCTTATAATTGGGCAAATACATAGATGTGAGGGCACTAAGATTGAGGACTGTTGAATGATTAATTTATGAACTTGGGCTCCAGAGTCAGACTTCTCAGTTCAGTTGCAGGTCACTTTATTTCTTTACGCTTGACTTTGGGCAGGCATCTTGACCACTCGCTTTAGATTCTAGGTCTTTACCTATCCCATAGGATTATTGTcaggattgaatgagttaatatacataaaatgcttAGTGTTCCTGGTCATAGTAGGTCTAAACAGTGTTACtaccaatatttattattaactattattcATCTGCCTTTAAActctatttttataatgtatGGTATGAAATTAACATTGTGTATTAATCATGTGGAAAATCCATGAAAAGATAGCACAATTCACATACATAACTTAGCTACTCATGCCTTGAATATTATGGAACAGTGGTTTTCAGCACTAgtacattagaatcatctgaaaGCTTTTAGAAGAATAAACCTCCTaatatttcctgttctttctctccttctcccagcccctcccaaaTTGTAATTGATTTGATCTGATGCCTGAgtgatagtatttttaaaaactggcagtTTTCAAGCAGTATTCAAAAGTAGAGGGACTAGTATAATGAACCTTTACTTCATTAACTATGGTATTGCTATTTCTAAAAAGCTGTTGTGTAGCCAGGGCTTGAAATTTCTGCGtttgatttaataaatattacatttgttttttcaacaaatcGTATTAAATGTCTACTCTGTGGCAGGCAGGCTCTTGGTGTATAGTGAGGAACAGAGTAGATCTCTGTTGGATGATGGTTGCCCTATTCATGCATACTCAGTAGTTTATGACTTGAGTaagatttacctttttattttccttactaatacattttctttcctatagCTAAGAGCCTTGTCTCATATTTTACAAACACCAATAGAGATAATACAGGCAGATTCTCCTCCTATTGTAGTTGGTGAAGAATATCAAAAAAACCCATTAATACTTGTGTAAGTACCTGGAAATTTCTACTGTTACATTTTTCATAGTTaagacaaaaagaattattcaaagaTGTTAGGTTGTATATGTtgattaattagaaaaaatatgtcTTCGGTTGTATTAATTACGCTTATTTTATGTTAAAGGCAATTATAAAATTAGAAAGCATTGTCAGTCAATATGTGATTTAGATAATTGTTTAAACTTCTACTggtttattcttgtgtatgagttaagaataaaatcatttctaaagattacagattttaggattagtTTTCATACTGTCTTAGTGTGACATTAATAATGCTAAGTTTCAACAAGAACAAAAGCGGAAATATATTCATGTTGCCTAATTGGTTATTCCTTAGAGAGTTTTTCTTCGTATTGTCAAAGTATTTTACATAATTGAGAATTCTTTTTTGAAACACAGCATGGAGAGTTTGCTGTTGGCTTTAGTGTTGTTTATTAGCCAGACTACCAAGGTAATCATTAATGGCTTAGATTTAGGTAAAAATTTAAGGTTATTGAGTACTCAGCATCTCAGTAATTTTCCTT includes:
- the OTUD6B gene encoding deubiquitinase OTUD6B isoform X2 gives rise to the protein MISKDKKAALEKEREERIAEAEIENLSGARHLESEKLAQILAARQLEIKQIPSDGHCMYRAIEDQLKEQKCPLTVAALRSQTAEYIKGHVEDFLPFLTNPNTGDMYTLEEFRKYCDDIVNTAAWGGQLELRALSHILQTPIEIIQADSPPIVVGEEYQKNPLILVYMRHAYGLGEHYNSVTQLVNTATENCS
- the OTUD6B gene encoding deubiquitinase OTUD6B isoform X1, giving the protein MEAVLAEELAEEEQLVRRHRKEKKELQARIQGMKNAVPKNDKKRRKQLTEDVAKLEAEMEQKHKEELEQLKLTSKESKIDSVAVNISNLVLENQPPRISKAQKRRDKKAALEKEREERIAEAEIENLSGARHLESEKLAQILAARQLEIKQIPSDGHCMYRAIEDQLKEQKCPLTVAALRSQTAEYIKGHVEDFLPFLTNPNTGDMYTLEEFRKYCDDIVNTAAWGGQLELRALSHILQTPIEIIQADSPPIVVGEEYQKNPLILVYMRHAYGLGEHYNSVTQLVNTATENCS